The DNA window GAAGGTCAGGCGATAGCCTTTCTCATCGGCCCATAAAATCAGTTGGGCGATCAGTTTGGTAAAAAGCTGCTGTTTTTCACTTAACGTCATTGTTTTCCCCTTGCACCCACTTGTTGCCGCGGCGGCGTAGCCAGCGCTCGACGAATTGATAACCCGCAATCCCCAGGGCGCACCCGATGCCGTTGATAGCGACCGGAGATAGGTCAGGGAACTGCACCAGCGCGATCCCGGCCACCATCGAAACGGCAGACCCCAGAATGATGCGGCCGACCATCAGCCGCGGGGTGATCGGGTCTTTGCTGTTCAATACCTGCCCCAGGGCAATTACGGCGCCGATGGCGGCCAGGGTCAGGATTTTCTTTTCGTGATCTTGCATCCTGTCCCCTTAGCCCAGCAGGTCGCGGGTGTCTTCGGCGGACAGGTACGGAATACCGTTAATCCGCACAAAGTCGGGCGACGTGACCAGGTACTTGATTTTGTGGCTGGATGTTCCGGCGCTGGAGGTGTCGATCGCCAGCAGGTTGGAAACGTTCAGCTTGCAGCCGTAGGCTTCGACCTTCAGTTCTTCATCCCCGGCCTTGGCGTAGAACAGGAAGTCCTGAAGCTCAATGCCACGCCATGACCCGGCGGACTGGGCTTTCGACTGCACTAATTTCAGGTTCTTGGTATCCAGCTCAATTTCGCCTTCGGCGGCGACGGCCCCGTCGGTATACCCATCAGGAATGCCGCGGGTTTTCGACACCTCGGTGTCGTCGGTGATGTCCAGGGAGATGTTCTTCACCTGGATGGCAACGCCGCCCATGTCGATGTCGAACGACTGCCCCGAAATGCGTTTGGTGCTCATTGGCGGTTACTCCGTGTCCAGGCTGGTATCCAGCAAGATGTTAACGGTGATCCCCTTCGGGCTTTCATACGGGCGGACGGTCAGGTACACACTGACGTTTTTCCTGTCCAGCCAGGAGATCACCACGTCGCCTTCGCGTGGCGTCTTTACCTCGCCCGGAAACGCAACGTTATTAATTTGTGTGCTGCGTGACATTTCGCGCAGTACGCGGCTGAAAAACACCTGATTGGCGGCAATGCTTCCCGGCGTGCTGTTCAGGCTGCGGTCGCCGATTTTGGTGATGGCCTGCAAACGCACCCGGCGGGCGGCCTTGTCGACCGTGCGCAGGTATTCGATCACCTGGTAATCGCCGCCTTCAACGTCCAGCGTCAGGCCGTCGGCCCAGTACATCCCGTC is part of the Serratia quinivorans genome and encodes:
- a CDS encoding Phage holin family 2, translating into MQDHEKKILTLAAIGAVIALGQVLNSKDPITPRLMVGRIILGSAVSMVAGIALVQFPDLSPVAINGIGCALGIAGYQFVERWLRRRGNKWVQGENNDVK
- a CDS encoding Protein of uncharacterised function (DUF2597), whose translation is MSTKRISGQSFDIDMGGVAIQVKNISLDITDDTEVSKTRGIPDGYTDGAVAAEGEIELDTKNLKLVQSKAQSAGSWRGIELQDFLFYAKAGDEELKVEAYGCKLNVSNLLAIDTSSAGTSSHKIKYLVTSPDFVRINGIPYLSAEDTRDLLG